The DNA window TGAAGAACGAATTCCATGATTCCTTGACCTTTCTTATTGTCCACTGTGCCGTCTGTGCTGGCAGTTTCTGGAAATTGTTGTTTTCCTCTATACCTGATGGTTTTGAAAACTGTTTTGCAAGATCCTTATATGATGATAATTTTTCCCTATTGAAAAACTGGTTTCTTAGGATATAATTTACCTGATTATATAGGTTCTTTGATACATGGCACTCTGGATATTACGCCATTATCACGGATAAAGATCTGTTCAGTTCTCATCGTTTTCATAGCCTATCTCCATTGAACCTTTCTTCCCCGTTGAGGTGTATACATGAAGCGTCTTTCATGATATTCGTAGTAGATTTAATACCTCATTTGCTTTCATAGTTAATAATATAATACAGTATTTGTATAAATAGTTATTAGAATTACGGATTATAATTTTTGTAATCATATACACGCATCTTCCTAGGCGTTGCCTTCTAGAAGACTCCTGGACAGTATGGATGAAACGTCAATAAGCCGGAATCCCATTATGGCAAATTTGACCATGTCCTTCGGATCCACCACAAGCACCCTGACCTTTGAGGAATTATCATTCCCTATCACGCTTTTCAGAGCAGCAGCTATGATCAGGTTATACGCATCGTCCCCAGATCCGATTATGATCTCCCGCGCTGATGAGAAGTCGAAGGATGAAAGCAGATCGATGTCATCCGCATTGTGTTCGAAGACTATGTATCCTTCATCCCTCAGCGATTGCGCGCTTTCAGGATTCTTCTCTATGATCACAACCACTGAACCTGAACTCTTCATCCTAGACACGTACTCCTGCATGAGGTTAGAATAACCGCATATCAATATGTAATCCGTGAGCGTTTTGAGCTCTCTCTTCTCCATCCTGTTCACCAGGCCGCCCAGGCGTCTCTCTATTGTGGGCAGTATGAGAGCGGTGATCGAGCTAAAAAATATTGCTACTCCAAGGAACGCCAGGGATATGGTGAACATCTTTGCATCGATTGTGACCGGCAGTATATCTCCGAAGCCCAGCGTGGTCACGGTTTCCCCGGTGAAATAGAATGCATTTGCAATGTTGGTTATCGGCGGTCGGAACTGATCGCCGAAGAGGAGCGAACCGCCTATGCCATACAGTATCGTGAACGTTATGGTGACAAGAGCTATGGCAACCTCCGGCCTTCCGAGCATGCGGTTGGGATAGATGTACTCCCTGCGCCTCCTGAAGATTATGTATATGACGAAGAAGGAGAAGGCCATGCCTATGGCGGTTATGTGGAAATGCCTGCCTGCGCCGATGGAAAGTATCACTATGGTGAGAAGAGATCCCGCCACCATGATGCGCCATGCGTTCCTTGTCTTTTCCCTGGCCATGAAGCCGTATACGGCAAGTATAAAACCGTCGAATATGGCCAGGAATGCCATGGCCTTTAGAGATACAGAAAACGATACGATGAATATGCGGATCGATACCACATGGTTGGAAGATACGAGAGACAGACCAAGAACAGTGGTGATCAGCCCCTGGATCAGAACCAGCCATCTCGGCTCAAGGATGCGAGCTTCTCTTGCCACCTTTAAAAATGATTGACGCGGATAAAGCTTTTTGCAAAGACCTCGCCAGGATCATTCATGCAGCTATCTATTTATTCCGCATTCCGATCATGGCATGTTATTAAGTCAACTGTAATCATAGTAAGTTGGCTGTAATGGGATGATGAAATCATGTTCACAAGGCGAGGGGATCAGGGCGAAACGGATCTTGCAAACAGGGCCAGGGTGGGAAAGGACTCTCCAGTGGTGGAGGTGCAGGGAACGATAGATGAGCTCAACTCCTTCATAGGCTACGCGCTCGTGCTGAGCAGATGGGATGACATCAAAAACGACCTGTTCAAGATACAGAACGATCTCTTTGTCCTGGGCGAGGACGTATCTACTGGGGGCAAGGGCAGGGTTGTGACCAGGGAGATGATCGATCATCTTGAGGAACGCGTCAGGGAGATGAAGGCGGAGATAGGAAAGATAGAACTCTTTGTGGTTCCGGGTGGTTCAATAGAGTCGGCCTCGCTCCACATGGCCAGATCCGTCTCCAGAAGGCTCGAGAGGAGAATAGTCGCCGCATCGAAGGTCACAGAGATAAACAAGAACGTGCTCATATATGCTAACAGGCTATCCTCTGTACTTTTCATGCATGCGCTTCTTTCAAACAAGAGGTTAAATATAGCCGAGAAGATATGGAGCATACACAGGATATCCTGATGTCCTTATGATGAAAAATAAAAAGCAGGATCCCTCGATATCCTGCGGATGTATCCACAACCAGATCTTTTACCTGATTTGAATGATTATATTTTGAAATGAAGCGGCTTGCCGTAAGCCTCCTCTGCCGTTTCCTTCACGCCCTCGCTCACGGTCGGATGCGGATGTATCGTCAGGCCTATATCCATGGCCATGAGCCCCGACTCCACGGCGAGGGATATCTCGCTTATGAGTTCGCTTGCATGCGGCGCTGCAAAGCCGGCCCCTGTGACTATGCCCTTCTCGTCGTAGTATATGTTGAATGTGCCTATATTTTCATTCATGGTCAGCGATCTGCCGTTTGCTGCAACAGGAAATCTTGTGGACTTTGCAGATTTTGATCCTGTGTATGCTATCTCCGGATCTGAGTATATGACGTAGGGCATGGCCCTGTACTCAACCACGCTGTCTATACCGCATATGTTGTCAGCTGCAACATCGGCATCGTAGTATGCCTTGTGCGCGAGCATGGGCTGCCCGGAAACATCCCCTATGGCGTACACATTCGGGACGCTTGTGCGCTTGTGCGCATCCGTCTTGATGAAACGGCCGTCCATCTCCAGCTTAAGGTTTTCAAGGCCGAAGCCCTCGGTGTTTGGTATCCTGCCAACGGTCATCAGCACTGTATCAGCCTCGACGTACTCTCCTCCTTCCATGTTTACCCTGATCTTTTCTGACTTCTGCGTGTTAAGGACCTTCTTACCTGTCATCACCTTCACGCCGATCTGCGATAGCCTCCTCTCCACATGCCTGACCAGCTCCTGATCCGTCCCGGGGAGTATGTTGGGCATCATTTCTATGATCGTGACGCTGGAACCAAGCTTTGCCAGCGCCGTACCTATCTCTACGCCTATGTATCCTCCGCCTATTATGGCCACCGATCCGGGTATGTGATCCAGATCCAGTATCTCCCTGTTGTACACCACGTCGTCTATGCCTTTGATCTTCACCGGCTTTGATCCGGTTGCTATGACAAGGTTGCTGCCCTCTATCGTCCGGTCTCCGACCTTCACATGGTTGCTGTCCACAATGTATGCTTCGCCCCTTATCACATCTACGCCGTACCCCTTGCAGAGCGTTTCCACTCCGCCGGTAAGCCTGTTGATCATGGACCATTTCCATTGCTGCCATTTCTTCATGTCTATTGAATAATTTATCGAAACTCCAGGCATCTCCCTGAGATAGTTTATTGAGTTGGCAAGCTCTATGAAGGCCTTTGAAGGTATGCAGCCGTAGTTCAGGCATTCGCCCCCGATCTTGTCTTTCTCTATCAGCGCAACCTTCTTCTGCCTCTGCCCCAGGCGGATTGCGGCTGCATAGCCACCTGGCCCCGAACCTATTATTATTGCATCGTACATATCAGATCTCATAGATAATAGCGTTCGGATCCTCAATAACCTTTTTCAGATCAACTATGAACCTGGTGGCGACTGCACCGTC is part of the Thermoplasma sp. Kam2015 genome and encodes:
- the lpdA gene encoding dihydrolipoyl dehydrogenase, producing MRSDMYDAIIIGSGPGGYAAAIRLGQRQKKVALIEKDKIGGECLNYGCIPSKAFIELANSINYLREMPGVSINYSIDMKKWQQWKWSMINRLTGGVETLCKGYGVDVIRGEAYIVDSNHVKVGDRTIEGSNLVIATGSKPVKIKGIDDVVYNREILDLDHIPGSVAIIGGGYIGVEIGTALAKLGSSVTIIEMMPNILPGTDQELVRHVERRLSQIGVKVMTGKKVLNTQKSEKIRVNMEGGEYVEADTVLMTVGRIPNTEGFGLENLKLEMDGRFIKTDAHKRTSVPNVYAIGDVSGQPMLAHKAYYDADVAADNICGIDSVVEYRAMPYVIYSDPEIAYTGSKSAKSTRFPVAANGRSLTMNENIGTFNIYYDEKGIVTGAGFAAPHASELISEISLAVESGLMAMDIGLTIHPHPTVSEGVKETAEEAYGKPLHFKI
- a CDS encoding NAD-binding protein; translation: MAREARILEPRWLVLIQGLITTVLGLSLVSSNHVVSIRIFIVSFSVSLKAMAFLAIFDGFILAVYGFMAREKTRNAWRIMVAGSLLTIVILSIGAGRHFHITAIGMAFSFFVIYIIFRRRREYIYPNRMLGRPEVAIALVTITFTILYGIGGSLLFGDQFRPPITNIANAFYFTGETVTTLGFGDILPVTIDAKMFTISLAFLGVAIFFSSITALILPTIERRLGGLVNRMEKRELKTLTDYILICGYSNLMQEYVSRMKSSGSVVVIIEKNPESAQSLRDEGYIVFEHNADDIDLLSSFDFSSAREIIIGSGDDAYNLIIAAALKSVIGNDNSSKVRVLVVDPKDMVKFAIMGFRLIDVSSILSRSLLEGNA
- a CDS encoding cob(I)yrinic acid a,c-diamide adenosyltransferase — its product is MFTRRGDQGETDLANRARVGKDSPVVEVQGTIDELNSFIGYALVLSRWDDIKNDLFKIQNDLFVLGEDVSTGGKGRVVTREMIDHLEERVREMKAEIGKIELFVVPGGSIESASLHMARSVSRRLERRIVAASKVTEINKNVLIYANRLSSVLFMHALLSNKRLNIAEKIWSIHRIS